Genomic segment of Harmonia axyridis chromosome 6, icHarAxyr1.1, whole genome shotgun sequence:
AAATACCTCGGGCACCACTACACCTGTGCCGGGGTTACCCCATGTGACTCCACCAACCTGGATGCCCAACTGGGCCGCATAATGAGAGCACCCTTGAAGCCCCAACAGAAGTTTGATCTCGTGAATCACTATTTAATACCGAGATATGTACACTCCATGCAATCCCCTTCAGTCAACTCCAAGGTCCTAAAGAAAACCGACAGGCAGATAAGAAGAGCAGTAAATAAGATTCTAAGACTGCCTGTACACATAATCGATGAAAGTCTTTATACCCCCGTACATCTGGGGGGTCTTGGTGTGTTCTCCTTCTCCAGGAAGATCCCAATAATCATGATGGCTAGAGTAGAGAAAACGAGACGATCCTGTGAACTTTTTGATGGAGTAATGACATCTAATACTTCCTGGACCGACCGCGTGAGAAAAATGATCAAGCCACATCTCAACACCAAGCACGCGGTCGACAAGAACAATGCGGAAATGTTGGAGAGATCATTCTATGGAGGAGGTACACGACAAGCTGAGAACGACGGTGCCTCAAATTTTTACGTTCATTCACCGCCGATGGTGTGGTCAGGGGAGGACTATATCGCAGCAATCAAGTTGAGAACCAAATCGCAGCCCACGAGAGGGCTACCGTATGGCCCCCGTGAATCCAGGATGTGCAGAGCTGGTTGCGGTAAGGTGGAGTCCCTTTCCCATATGCTCCAGCAATGCCCACTTGGCCATACCAAGCGGATGAACAGGCACAATTTTGTAGTGAAGAGGATCGTCGATGCAGCTCGAAAGAAGGGATGGGAGGTTGTCGAGGAGCCTCACATCAGAGACACCAGAGGCAGGCTCAACAAGCCAGATATGATCTGCACCAAAGGCGCGGAGGTGATAGTTGCAGACGTTGGGGTGTCATGGGAGGCCCCTAGGTCGCTCTCTGAAACATATGATCTGAAAAGAGCGACATATGATCAGCCAGAGCTGTTGGAGGTGGTGGCGGCAAGGAATCCTGGCAGAAGCATTCGAGTTCTACCTTTCATCATCGGAGCGAGGGGGTTCTGGTGCCGAGAAAGCAGTGCCCTTCTACAAGCCCTCTCAATAGACACCACGCCAATTAGAAGGGACCTCGTGATGACAACTCTACGAGGAGGATGGTCCATCCACAAAGATGTCAGTCGCAGAGCGTGGGACTAGCATTTTATCTTTTGCTACCTCTGGCAAGATCCACAGAGCGTAATTGATCTTTTGTGCGTGTTGCATGTGTGTTCGTGTTCGGGATTATGGCCTTTTCCGCTTCAAGTGTGTGAGAGTGAACGGTTGAGCGTCATCAgagacaatttttgattttctcttaTACCATTGTTCACTGCCTACATTCCTTTGTTACCTTGTGatatatacttatatgtacCATTGAATTGTGTCCTATATAcacttgcactatttgtaattcACACTGTCTACTTGAATAAAGATCTTtaacagcggtccaacaatTGGAGAGGTACAATAGGAAAACCCTCTGGTGGAATACTCCGAGTCTTTCACAGacgaagaaatttgtggtgctttcaccaacctataccagaaagctgctgaagctaccacgagctgagtttCGGGTAATGTTGGGACTGCtaacaggacactgtcggtgctaATACCTTTTTTTACCGCATGgttaagtcagcagatgagatctgcggattctgtggaaaggaggtagaaacagcaaGACAAAGGGTGCGAATGTCCGGgactgactggcctaagaaacACTCACATTGGAAATTCAGTCCTGGATACtaacgaagtaatagccaaggcccctaaggatgTCGTTGGTTTCGTTAACAGCTAttacggcctccctgggtttgtataaatgggtagggttaagaacaaaagatcaatttggtcaCAGTTCCCTGTAGGCTGACAAAGCCGTAACGACCTCcattcagtgaaataataaaaataatagttGATTCCACGATTCAGTAAAGTATctgtttatattttttacaGGTCAGACCCAGTGTTGGCTGGAATTTTCAGAGCAATGGAAGTGGAGGTTGTACATGACCCTGGTGTCGATATCTTTATTCGTTATACCGGCAGCTATAATAGCCACTTGCTATGCTGTTATTATAGCTATCATTTGGACCAAGAGCTCGAAAGCATTCGCAAAAATGAAGTATGACGCGCATAATCCACAAAGGCCAGGTATGATCAAGAGAGCTTTGATGGTGAATGAAGGTGATATAATGTTTTTCAGGGTCGGATTCCAAAAGGGTTAGTTCGAGAGGTCTGATCCCAAGGGCTAAAATCAAGACGGTGAAGATTACTTTGGTTATCGTGAGTGGTGAGCaagttatttatttttggttTGACGGTAATATGTTCTATCGGTActttaaacatataatttttttgatattgaattttgGTTATGTTGGTCCCCAATCAGCGCTTTTTTTTGTGGTACATCTATCAGGAACTTCTTCATGAGTTGGccattcagaatttttttcccTGAATGGAGCACAAGCAGTAACCACAGACAATCTAAGCTTCTCATTGCTCTAATCTTGATGTCAAAAAACTACTAGCCATTGGAAGAGATGACTGAGCCTGGTGGCTGGTGCACCtgtttacatttttattaaacATTTTAATAGGATGGAATTAACTGATGGCTCTTTGTACCGCTGGTGCAGAAGCTCTAATGATAATGTTCAACATATTGTGTTCGACTGTGCTGGCCTTACCTAGCTGAGGACAACACGCCTAGGAAATCCAAACTTACTATTTCCAAAGCAAAAACGACCCCTTCTTATAGGCTTTGGGCATTTCAGGGGTCTATGTCTCTTAAATTCCATATCTATTCTAATTCCACCGCTGAAGAAAAATATGGTAGCGATGGACCCTCCTTTGGTACCTAGAGATAGTTACATCCTTTATTACACAAATATTCTTTGATTTGAGAAAGTAGTTATCAAGTATTAAATAGGTGTTTATCTCTAATGGaatcaaattttttgtgaattcaATCCCATATCTATTCTAATTCCAACGCTGAAGTAGAAGATGGTAGCGATGGATCCTCTTTTGGTACCTAGAGCATAGTATAAGTATagtttccttatactatgcctAGAGATAGTTACATCATTTATTACacaaatatttttgtaataaatatTCTCTTAGATTTGAGAAAGTAGTTATCAAGTATTAAATAGGTGTTTTTATTTAATGGAATCAAATATTTTGTGAATTCAATTCTCTTCCTTAATGGTTTAGGAATCAAGAAAATAGGATGACtgtgaatttcacaaaaaattgaatgaCTACTCGAAAGTTTCATTGGGAATTTTATGGCTCCACAATTGAACTGACTCTGATCACACAAATTCAAATCCTGAAAATGGCCACCATATAATTATTGTAAAAACCACTGGGCTTGGGCTTGGAATATACAGCTTCTCTAAAATATATGCtttaaattattagaaataactcCTAgtgaacattttcatttttcttttgcaTTTCAGTGTTTATCCTTTGCTGGAGTCCATATATTATATTCGATCTTCTGCAAGTTTATGGACAAATACAGCCAACCCAGACGAATATTGCTATAGCAACATTCGTGCAGAGCCTGGCACCATTGAATTCAGCAGCGAATCCAATAATATACTGCATATTTTCAACCCATCTTTGCAGCACAATTGGgtaaatcaattttttatacGAATCAATCAGAATTTATTTCTTACTAATTAAATAAAATTCCTTCAAAAGTTAGGTTACAAAAAAAAGCAATAACAAATCATAAACTTGTTCTTTTGAAGAttgttcagaaaataattttaaattgttagtttttgacgtaaaaaaaaagattgacaGTTAGTAGAGACCATGTTTTTACTaacaaaattgtttacatgaaaaaaccttctcgattttttctccaaattcaatcatttactccttgctttaCTCTTTATGTTTTAACAAAAATTAAGGCTCCTtcagggtgttgcagtttctttgtcagtatatTAATAGCTAGAATTCATGAATCATGATTCATTATGCTTGATTATTCCCCTTTCTTAGGGAGCATGAAAAAATTAGAAGTTTATCATCCACGTTATTTTATCTCTTCCAGAAATCTTTCCCCTTTCAAGTGGTTCACGATGAGAATGAAGAAGTCTTCAGAATCGACAACAAACACGCAAAGCAGCAGTTTGTCAGAGTTCCTCACAAATAACACCACCAATAAGAAGAGGACCGTTTCTGTATCAACGAACGCTCATATTGTGCTAGTACATTAAAGATAAATAGGTTCAATGATGTCATCAACATTCGTGTCTAGGAAATAAGTAGCATTTGTCCGATGGGGTGATCTGTGACCCATATTTCTTTTTGTACCCTTGCTTccgaggaaattatgtgaaactTCCAAGTTGGAACCTAGATTGTTCCGTTTTTATACTTTTAGTTTGAATAAAGACATTTTTCATATATGTACTgttgtattttttgaaaaactaccAGTTAGAGTTAATTGAATGGGAAAGATATGAGAGCGCATCCGCCATTTTATTGCTACACAATAATGGCGGAATCGCTATACGAACGAAATTTACTTGAACAATCttaatgaaggaaaaaattaaattatagcTTTATTTCTTATATTCCTTAGGTTTCTAAATTTTTGGGATGTGAAGACTTGATGTATAATAATTAGTACATTGTGCAACAAGTCCAACTTttctagaactttctctgaaggatcaacgataagacttttattgaagacattacaagaactctattccgaacgccaaatttccttgtcacttccattagattgaaggaaagtatatTCATAAAAAGTTTGCGTGACTGGAATCTGGCAGttttagtatctgggaggtaagacacaattggaaataagttcgggtgaaatgaaatttttcccaagatttcttgactgcaacctatCTATGATTATGaagcggaagtatatgtgatagcactggtaaccaatctgaaagtgtagatctaatagtgccacttataattctcatagaaacgttaaaagctgtgcatcaattttatgaacatcaGCACTATTGAACcgaacagaacaacagtatttagcagcagaaaaaaccaaggcaaAGGCTGCCGTAcggtgctggcatcagcaccccatgaagaacctactaattttctaaggaaattattattatcaatttcaaacataaattttccaagtgaagcttgaaattcaaagaagaatcaagtttaactccaacatatttgggagtataattatgattcaagacggaattattgaaagtcactttcaattttatatatttttgttgattattcaaatgaaaagagGATACTTCTGTTTTGTTTGGATTAAGTCATAAATGCCACTCAAATgagcaatatcatcggcatagATGAATTTCTCAGGCAAGGTAACAGGGATGTCACACAAGTATAAATTGGAAAGTATGGGAGACAAACCCTATCCCTGGGGAAGTCCATTATTCAAAGTTTTGAAACTACTACTTTTGACATCAACAAAAACACGAAGTTTCCTATCAGATAACATGTTTTCGATGAAACGAATCATTTTTCCGCAGTTCAAATGATAAATCCAAGAAAACAGCTTCTGTTTTAAACTCATTATTGAAACCTGATTCAATGAAAGAAGATAAACTAAGAACCTTATCAGAACAATTGCTATTTTTCCTAAAACCTCTCTGTCAATTTTGCAGAGCATCCTCATCATAAGATTCATTCAATCCTGAATAGAATCAAGATTTTGAAAAGAACACTCAGAAGACTTATAGGACGATAACTACTTGGATCAGAAGAATTTTTACCTTACTTCAAAATAGCAATTAAATTTGTTCTACGAAATTCATttggaaatgattattttcatattcCTTTCCctaagaaattattccaaaaaggTTCCTGACTCcatatcaataattttctaGCTTTAAACCTTAACATTTATGGTCTAATTAAAAATAGATGGGAAATGCAATTATAAATTGATGACCAtgaaagatatatttttgaatttcaaagtgTCTTCAGGAAACGAAGTGAgaataaaatgtttcatttattaATCCAAATTTTCAAAGTTTTCTACATTACGCACCTTAAGGAGACCAATTAAACCCAAATCCACGAACGGGACTGAGGTCCCATTGCTCAAATCTGTCATGAGCTTGTCAacgtgaaaaaatgtttttttatgcTGGCCTAGCGTGAAATTATGGTCGTAACATGCTTCAGAAATcccattaattttttattcgcCTTGAAACTCTGACATAACGAAAACAATGAAACGTTGTTTGACCCTGAACTTCTAACAAGAATAGTTTCTTCCCTTCAAGTGCACATTTCACCCCAAATAGGGTTCTAGGTAATAATagattattcaacataaatcaAACAGTCAATCTAAACAGACACCTGTGACCTTATCAATTCTTCCTATTGCATCTTCTGGTTTATTATTGATGATTGTTTGATGAAcgctcgttccctgaacagatcgcaatgttattttcgaatttggaCCGGGTATGGTCTTCAACGATAGGGTTCGACTGGCTGTTTACGAATCCATCCTCAAATTTAACTATATCAAGTAGGCCGACCATGTttacattaataataatttttagtttccaataagaggttttttttatatgaaaacaaACCAACAGactagcaagggttgaagcaaCAGTTGTTGTGTGGGACAACAACGATAGTGGTAAGTGGTTCATGATTATTACAATTTTTAtcaggtgtagtaaaaagaaatctattaTTTCTCCAATAGATGCTTTTAGTTATATGTATCTCGCATTTCATGGGTCCAATTGAGTTCTACTAGATAGCGTTAGAaaaatgagatttcgtactacgaAAACTTTTCtgatagttttgtgattagcTGACTCAATTTAGTTTGAGTGCGTGTCAAAGATGGACacaagcaaagagaaaatatgcCCCTAGGGCACAACTATTTACTTGGAACTGTACTATCAACAATtgaaccgtctgaaggaagcaatcgcccagaagcggccaaCTTTGGCCAATGGGAGAGGAATTGAGTTCCATCCGCCAGGCCACATACATTGATAGTGAACTCGCCAGAAGCTCTGGGAaattggttgggaggttcttatgcatccacctcatCGTCCAGATCTGGCACCAAGAGATCACCATCTGTTCTAGTGCATAGAGAACAATGTTGCTGCTGAAAAATTCGCTTTAACAGAGGTTTGTGCAAAAAAAAAgactatttcaatattttgccaATAGAAACGAGCAGTATTGAATCCAGAAAATTTTCACTGAGGGTGAATTTAAACATCTAGGGGGGTGTAGACAAAAATTCGTTTCGATTTttatatatagttttttttcgtCGAGGAGCCATTGGAATGCTCCAGGGGGTAATACCCCCCAAGCATCCCTTGGGCTTCTATGAAAGTGCcttaatgatattaccttcaaaatggcaatgAGTTATCAAACAAAAACGCTGCATATTAAACTTGAATCAGATAATTCTAACTATgctaattaaagccttgtttttcatgcaaaaatgatttcttttcactacacctTAAATATAAAGGGTCttccaataagaggttacattttgatattgaaaacgaGTAGGTATATTTCAAGAGGAATGAATAGATGTTCACTTCATTTTAAAGAGAAAGGTATACCATTAAGGATGGAGAAAAACAGAGTTGCGATTTAACTAgtacatataaaataacaatttcaagactTATATGATTTCGAGTCGCTCGCATCattaaaatcatagaaaattgaagcagCATAGTGGAAATTAATGAGGAATGCATTGACGTGATGTTACGAAactttgagcgctcgttcattcaagtGATAATAGCATTCttggatatatttatatacagttTTTACTGCATGCAGTCTTTACTAACAATATTAAATAAGGAGTATCGTTTGTAGCTGCAGCTTCGAAAAACATAGTAAAAGTAATAATAAGTGTCGTAATTATTGCTTTGGTTCTGCATCTAGTTTTTTCAGAGCTCATGAAAACCGCAAGTAGTTCGAGTGATATTTAGCGCTCTAGAAAACTTTCCACAGACATTTAAATCTCAAATCTCCTTCCAACCATTCCTCTATCCACAAAAAATCAATCGAACCGACGATCTAGCACCAATGAACCAAATTCACCAAATCAATCGACGACCAAACGTCACCTGCGCCGTTCTAACCGTCTTGAGCACCTACCAGAGCAAAAGTTGATgtgtaaataaaaaattgtgggATACCTCGCGAACAGCATTCATTACTTCGATCTTGTACACTCCAAACCTGTATCTGACCAACTGAAACCTACTCTGGCGGTTGTGTTAAAGTGGTACGGTAAAATGCCGAAGACTTGAACTCTGGCGTCCGCGCTAAGATTTGAATATTGTGAAACCGTGAGAAAAGGTGGAATTTCGGGTTATTGGCCGTTTTTGGACTTTGTGTTGAGATTTGGACGGTTTGCCATCTGGTGATTTTTCGGAAACTGAGAAAACGTAAGTTGAAGTTTtcgttcttgaattttattttgttttggcgGTTTATGGAAATTTGGTGTAACTAGTTACAAAATATTGCATTTCTTAGACCCTAGGGCCTAGGCCATAAGAACTTTGTCAATAACCTATAAAATCGTTGGAATTCAGCTTTCAGAAAGAACAATAGTGAGAACTTAATTTTTAAAATGCAAGACCACTTCGTCTAGAAGTTTCTCGATACTTGGGTGTATCTATGGTGCATTGGTGCTAAATGAAGTTTTCACGTTACAATAATTGATTTAAtcgaagaaataatattattactTATCTTTTTTACTCCTATTTCGTTGaagagaataattttatttctttaggcGCGTTATGAAATTCTGCTGTATCTACATAGTTATGAAATAGTTAATTTCTTGGACTCTAGACTTTAAGACCATCGTtaataatcaataaaatagTTGCAAATCAGCTTCTTctagataaaaataataatgagaaCTGCTTTTATAAAATGCAAGAACACTGAGTCTAGAACACTTTGGTTGACACTTCTCGGTtgtatctatacagggtgagtccgAAATGTGTATCGATCTTTCTGGGagtgatagtacattgaaataTAAGTATAGGTTGATAAATAAACTTATGACCCAAAACGCATATTAAGGAAGATATACCgctccaaagttgataaaatttaaaaaaattctccgcataacttttaaacggtgaatgccattgattgaaattttctgcATAGATGTATACTGTtaaaatcctttttttcattacacttgtacatttctgatattttcataaagggtgagtcatgattttttttttgggacaacttctttcgttgtattcgttttggtgaaaaaatagcTTTCgatgaaatgaagaaaattacatgaaaaaggtCCTACTCTTATCCAAATACAAAAAGTTgaaccattttcgagatatttgagtttgtgtagtcacatgat
This window contains:
- the LOC123681630 gene encoding cardioacceleratory peptide receptor-like; this encodes MMTYEVNFPGGNFTGEGDGSNETLDSFYFYEVEQFTVLWLLFIVIVVGNIAVLYTLLVGRSRKSRMNYFIRHLAFADLCVGLISVLTDIVWRATVSWYAGNIACKIIKFLQVVVTYASTYVLVALSIDRYNAIRHPMKFSGSWRRAKCLILTAWIFSVILSIPILFLYEEKIVQGQTQCWLEFSEQWKWRLYMTLVSISLFVIPAAIIATCYAVIIAIIWTKSSKAFAKMKYDAHNPQRPGSDSKRVSSRGLIPRAKIKTVKITLVIVSVFILCWSPYIIFDLLQVYGQIQPTQTNIAIATFVQSLAPLNSAANPIIYCIFSTHLCSTIGNLSPFKWFTMRMKKSSESTTNTQSSSLSEFLTNNTTNKKRTVSVSTNAHIVLVH